From a single Drosophila sulfurigaster albostrigata strain 15112-1811.04 chromosome 3, ASM2355843v2, whole genome shotgun sequence genomic region:
- the LOC133843271 gene encoding enolase-binding protein has protein sequence MYIATLVILGSLLPSCLPTFVERSDFCIETDPTLLIDIGRRVVIPSEKDLKCAITATTLTAKEKASLVETLCKDHGTTTMKHSFHHYFKLRNGELSGRGVQQDICEENANAMLAWVPYSTMMQHYAAELNPKERLSYIAKATNLDREKTELCHFSHTDLVNGVADKLFTCVVMIFEDNFYDVDDNINVLVELQPLVYQLRNITYLPWRNVTNSYKMLLGNGVLKNPSTQRKPIYGSVNYAFVEKIRLNTSSIYNAGYHLDKLPLLLEHRGAVLDLDEAGEGGMDVQKQAYFGRTMDPHSDVRVQVIGQWVDQHREFGADVHEYYGHGLARFKLPITGARLTFVRIDNTEPVFEAAESSNLAKASLFRDMDAAPARLSVNGSMEQITEWEADEEEESSFYPWFVISCLLIGIVLIAVVYGVVRVYHKRNKQKQKYELANTSNTPASA, from the exons ATGTATATTGCAACGCTTGTCATTTTGGGATCACTTCTTCCGTCATGCCTCCCGACATTTGTGGAGCGTTCCGACTTCTGCATAGAAACCGATCCTACGTTACTCATTGATATAGGTCGTCGAGTGGTAATTCCAAGTGAAAAGGATTTAAAATGCGCTATCACAGCCACAACACTTACGGCTAAGGAGAAG GCTAGCCTCGTTGAGACCTTATGCAAAGATCATGGTACCACCACGATGAAACATAGTTTTCATCACTACTTCAAGCTGCGCAATGGAGAGCTAAGTGGACGCGGCGTTCAGCAGGATATTTGTGAAGAGAACGCCAACGCCATGTTAGCCTGGGTACCTTACAGCACAATGATGCAGCATTATGCCGCGGAGCTGAACCCAAAGGAGCGGCTCAGTTACATTGCCAAGGCCACAAACTTAGACCGTGAGAAGACCGAATTGTGTCATTTCAGTCATACCGATCTGGTCAACGGAGTCGCTGACAAGTTGTTCACTTGCGTGGTCATGATTTTCGAGGATAACTTT TATGACGTGGACGATAACATCAATGTGCTGGTGGAGCTGCAGCCACTGGTCTACCAACTGCGTAATATCACCTACTTGCCTTGGCGTAACGTAACCAACAGTTACAAAATGCTACTGGGTAACGGCGTGCTGAAGAATCCCAGCACACAACGCAAACCCATTTATGGCAGCGTTAACTATGCGTTTGTAGAGAAGATTCGACTGAACACCAGCAGCATTTACAACGCCGGTTATCATTTAGAcaagctgccgctgctgctagAACATCGGGGCGCTGTCTTGGATCTTGATGAGGCTGGCGAGGGCGGCATGGATGTGCAGAAACAAGCATACTTTGGACGCACCATGGATCCTCATAGTGATGTGCGGGTTCAGGTCATTGGACAATGGGTTGATCAGCATCGTGAGTTCGGTGCCGATGTTCATGAGTACTATGGTCATGGATTAGCTCGCTTCAAACTGCCAATCACTGGTGCTAGGCTCACGTTCGTGCGCATTGATAACACTGAGCCGGTGTTTGAGGCTGCCGAGTCGAGTAATCTGGCGAAGGCATCGCTGTTCCGGGACATGGATGCTGCGCCAGCTAGGCTTAGTGTGAACGGTTCAATGGAGCAAATCACGGAATGGGAGGCGGACGAGGAAGAGGAATCCTCGTTCTATCCATGGTTTGTGATTAGTTGTTTACTTATTGGCATTGTCCTCATCGCCGTTGTTTATGGCGTTGTTCGTGTTTACCACAAAAGgaacaagcaaaaacaaaagtatgaATTGGCGAATACAAGCAATACGCCAGCGAGCGCCTAG
- the LOC133843269 gene encoding putative mediator of RNA polymerase II transcription subunit 26, whose translation MMDRKKVLELDKICRVCISERKEMRPLFSEKVPEMLMDCTSVRVDPIEGWPDKICVQCVHAVSRNHAFKTLVERSDKELREYIKTLTVRLVLDESLTPQERKQQKLLQKQLKQQQMLEEQQQKLEQQILQQQQQLQQQQQQQQHQQQSPIFLVQQPQQQPQKLPLQPQKTKLKPLMRKGSRQTKKQLEATQLLQEPAPPPPPPPLIAQPQQQIQQIQLPTLQPAPAQLLPTTTAQQILLPNGQLITTQIVAPQLAQIISPQTTTTNAAASVSAQAQFLPQLLQAPNGQTLQIVQQPNGTQTLQLVQLVPQRTMAPVNTTNSGTELCTTSSGASLADADVQLLEDGEMDDEELDEVYEQLDSKGHTFETIVLEDDQQEFIKEHPQHHQVLIDEDLTQSETQEQEHEEFFDEQLLQHDEGIKHEDDDDDNFIIEEIQLDEEDMLDDGDGEVDGDDMTPVDECEYLTDEQDHTVLGGDVDDELHYAIMEPHDADVSASDIEQAFIDVDAQQQQLQEQQQQQAVELHSISLENAVVEFSQDTLVEPTLHVGSTPSPTPSAAKRARRGNQQQAQAQANMVEQPCNHQHSPPTISSKLAAANSRQLVQTASVIAAAGADDNYEIDANLVTEFIRQHTSPLGSGRYICHLCSTEFRQFKGLQNHMHSHTNWIRANCKKQPQCEICLKSFKGPGMLRMHMKTHDAETNTPQCNICDRTFKSKAILYRHRQTHQQRAYCCGVANCRKNFSNAANLRWHVERKHPECVEPLYKCGECSTLYDNIDTLQQHVETTDHGSQSSDQIIATSSSGAFSGAVSIVSNGTDMSNIIAAAPNALGNAAASGDTHAVVVGSSGEMYFVTQA comes from the exons ATGATGGACAGGAAGAAAGTATTGGAATTGGATAAAATTTGCCGTGTTTGCATTTCGGAACGCAAGGAAATGCGTCCCTTATTTAGTGAGAAGGTCCCAGAAATGCTCATGGACTGCACCAGCGTTCGAGTCGATCCTATTGAGGGATGGCCCGATAAAATATGTGTGCAGTGCGTCCATGCTGTCAGTCGGAATCATGCATTTAAAACGTTGGTAGAGCGAAGCGATAAGGAGTTGCGGGAATATATTAAGACTTTGACGGTGCGTCTCGTGCTAGACGAGTCGCTGACCCCACAGGAGCGAAAGCAACAGAAGCTGCTCCagaagcagctgaagcagcagcaaatgctcgaggaacagcaacaaaaattggaACAACAAATtcttcagcaacagcagcagctccagcagcagcaacaacagcaacaacatcaacaacagtcACCTATATTCCTGGTCCAGCAAccccaacaacaaccgcaaaaG CTCCCGCTACAGCCGCAAAAGACCAAATTAAAGCCACTAATGCGCAAGGGATCCCGTCAGACGAAAAAACAATTAGAGGCGACACAACTGCTACAAGAACCagcgccgccgccaccgcctcctccGCTGATTGcccagccacaacagcagatACAACAAATTCAGTTGCCCACATTGCAACCTGCTCCCGCACAGCTTCTGCCAACGACGACAGCACAGCAAATCCTCTTGCCTAATGGTCAGTTGATAACGACGCAAATTGTAGCGCCGCAGCTAGCGCAAATTATAAGCCCGCAAACCACGACGACAAATGCTGCCGCATCAGTATCAGCTCAGGCGCAATTTCTTCCACAACTATTGCAGGCGCCCAATGGACAGACGTTACAGATTGTGCAGCAGCCAAACGGCACACAGACGCTACAGCTGGTGCAGTTGGTGCCACAGCGCACCATGGCGCCGGTTAATACAACAAATAGTGGGACGGAGTTATGTACGACAAGTAGTGGTGCATCATTAGCGGATGCGGATGTCCAGTTACTGGAAGACGGCGAAATGGATGATGAGGAGCTGGATGAGGTGTACGAACAGCTGGACAGTAAGGGTCATACATTTGAGACGATTGTGCTGGAGGATGATCAGCAGGAATTTATTAAGGAACATCCGCAGCATCATCAGGTGTTAATAGACGAGGATCTCACCCAAAGCGAAACACAGGAGCAGGAACATGAAGAGTTTTTTGACGAGCAGTTACTGCAACATGATGAGGGCATTAAACAcgaggatgacgatgatgacaatttcattattgaagaaatacaattagatgaaGAGGATATGCtcgacgatggcgatggtgaAGTAGATGGCGACGATATGACGCCTGTTGATGAGTGCGAATACCTGACCGATGAACAGGATCATACTGTGCTCGGTGGAGATGTGGATGATGAGCTGCACTACGCGATAATGGAGCCACACGATGCCGATGTTAGCGCCAGCGACATTGAGCAGGCCTTCATCGACGTCGATgctcagcaacagcaattgcaggaacaacaacagcaacaggctgTAGAGCTGCATAGCATATCGCTGGAGAACGCTGTGGTAGAGTTCAGTCAGGACACACTTGTGGAGCCCACATTGCATGTGGGCAGCACGCCCAGTCCGACGCCTAGCGCGGCAAAGCGTGCCCGCCGTGGCAACCAGCAACAGGCACAAGCTCAAGCGAATATGGTCGAGCAACCTTGTAATCATCAGCATAGTCCGCCCACCATAAGCAGTAAGCTGGCAGCTGCCAACTCGCGCCAATTGGTGCAGACAGCATCTGTGattgcagcagcaggcgcTGATGATAACTATGAGATTGATGCGAATCTCGTTACTGAATTCATCAGACAACACACCTCGCCGCTGGGCTCGGGACGTTACATTTGTCACTTGTGCAGCACCGAGTTTCGTCAGTTTAAGGGCCTGCAAAACCACATGCATTCGCACACCAACTGGATACGTGCGAATTGTAAGAAGCAGCCGCAGTGCGAGATCTGCCTTAAGAGCTTCAAGGGACCAGGCATGCTGCGCATGCACATGAAGACGCACGATGCCGAAACAAATACACCGCAGTGCAATATATGCGATCGCACGTTCAAGTCCAAAGCAATCCTGTATAGGCATCGACAAACGCATCAACAACGCGCTTATTGCTGTGGCGTTGCCAATTGCCGTAAGAACTTTTCGAATGCAGCCAATCTGCGCTGGCACGTGGAGCGAAAGCATCCGGAATGCGTTGAACCGTTATACAAATGCGGTGAATGCTCCACGCTCTACGACAACATTGATACGCTGCAACAGCATGTGGAGACAACCGATCATGGCAGCCAAAGCAGTGATCAAATAATCGCCACCAGCTCAAGCGGCGCCTTCAGCGGAGCCGTTAGCATTGTCAGCAATGGCACTGACATGTCAAACATTATTGCCGCTGCACCAAATGCTCTTGGCAATGCTGCTGCCTCTGGTGACACGCATGCCGTTGTCGTCGGCTCATCGGgagaaatgtattttgtgACGCAGGCGTAG